From a single Syntrophorhabdus sp. genomic region:
- a CDS encoding DegQ family serine endoprotease, producing MERRSVIRAIVITLATIALTVGLGYGVSKAVKGTDNTPVSSKSSVVPIMVPGNFTELAEKVRPSVVNIQTVKTLKGDGRVFRHFFGNPFGKESPFGGQDPFEEFFGRRGGNGSPEDFRQKSLGSGFIVDGDGYIVTNNHVVDGANEIKVKLADGREFDASIVGRDPKTDLALIRIKGASNLAPITMGNSEELKVGSWVVAIGSPFGLEQTVTAGIVSAKGRIIGSGPYDNFIQTDASINPGNSGGPLINTKGEVIGINTAIVASGQGIGFAIPIDTAKSVIVQLKGSGRVTRGWFGVSIQEITPALASSFGLTDRKGALVADVVKDGPADKAGITPGDVIVEFDGKDVATSTDLPRIVAATPVGKDVSVKLLRGGKTVSKTVKISRMEDAVAEVSGKGSGENRVGITVQAITPEVARALQLKTRQGVVVASVEPGSPAEEAGIMRGDVIREINRAQVKDVEGFVRKMGEESGKKNVLFLIHRQGNNIYVVVKLAGG from the coding sequence ATGGAACGAAGAAGTGTAATCAGGGCTATTGTCATTACGCTGGCGACCATCGCCCTCACGGTGGGGCTCGGCTACGGGGTTTCGAAGGCTGTCAAGGGAACGGATAACACGCCGGTATCTTCGAAGAGCTCCGTGGTGCCGATCATGGTCCCCGGTAATTTTACCGAGCTGGCGGAAAAGGTCCGGCCCAGCGTCGTGAACATTCAGACGGTCAAGACGCTCAAGGGGGATGGACGCGTCTTTCGCCACTTTTTTGGCAACCCCTTCGGCAAGGAGAGCCCCTTCGGCGGACAAGACCCTTTTGAAGAGTTCTTCGGCCGCCGGGGAGGGAACGGTTCACCCGAGGATTTCCGGCAAAAGAGCCTTGGCTCGGGGTTCATTGTCGACGGGGACGGTTATATCGTGACAAATAACCACGTCGTGGACGGTGCCAACGAGATCAAGGTGAAGCTGGCGGACGGGAGGGAGTTCGACGCGAGCATCGTCGGCAGGGACCCAAAGACGGACCTGGCGCTCATCAGGATCAAGGGCGCTTCGAACCTCGCACCCATAACGATGGGCAATTCGGAGGAGCTTAAGGTCGGCAGCTGGGTCGTCGCGATAGGCAGCCCCTTCGGTCTCGAACAGACGGTGACGGCAGGGATCGTGAGTGCCAAGGGCAGGATAATCGGCTCGGGGCCTTATGACAACTTCATTCAGACGGATGCTTCCATAAATCCGGGAAACAGCGGTGGCCCTCTCATCAATACGAAAGGGGAGGTGATCGGGATCAACACGGCGATCGTCGCTTCAGGGCAGGGGATAGGTTTTGCGATCCCCATCGATACCGCCAAAAGCGTGATAGTCCAGCTCAAAGGAAGCGGGAGGGTCACCCGCGGCTGGTTCGGTGTGAGCATACAGGAGATCACCCCGGCACTTGCCTCCTCTTTCGGGCTTACGGACAGGAAAGGGGCACTCGTGGCCGATGTGGTCAAGGATGGACCTGCCGATAAGGCGGGGATAACCCCGGGGGACGTGATCGTGGAATTTGACGGCAAGGATGTCGCCACCTCCACCGACCTTCCTCGGATCGTCGCGGCAACGCCGGTGGGCAAGGATGTATCGGTGAAACTGCTCCGCGGCGGCAAGACGGTCAGCAAGACCGTGAAGATATCGCGGATGGAGGACGCCGTCGCGGAGGTATCCGGAAAAGGATCCGGCGAGAACAGAGTGGGGATAACGGTCCAGGCCATCACTCCCGAGGTGGCAAGGGCCCTTCAGCTGAAGACCCGACAGGGCGTTGTCGTAGCGTCCGTCGAACCGGGGAGCCCGGCGGAAGAAGCGGGCATCATGAGGGGCGACGTCATCCGTGAGATCAACAGGGCTCAAGTGAAGGACGTGGAAGGTTTTGTCAGGAAGATGGGTGAGGAGAGCGGGAAGAAAAACGTTCTCTTTCTCATCCACAGACAAGGGAACAACATCTATGTTGTCGTAAAGCTCGCCGGGGGCTAA